The genomic region CGGGCGACATGCTGGTCTTCAGCAGCTGGAGGGGTGGAGGAGAAGGAATGTGGGATAAGTAGTCTAATCCACGCTTCCTCTTTAAGCTCTTGGGGTCCCTGTCCACTAAGGAGCTGCCCTCTGGGGGGGTCTTCCTGTTCACGGGTGTGACAGACCCAACCGTCTGTGCTGATTTCTGAGGGGTCGGCCCAGTCTCCTGTAAGACACGCATAACAAAACGCACTGAACACTTGGAAAAGAAGCACGTCACATGGAGGGGCTTCATTTAAAGCAATAAAACTACCAGTCAAAATGGAGAGGATGGATTGAAAGGGGAACCCGTTATCAGGAACTGCTTAGAAATCCTTACACTATTCATGCCTTGTCGTCGTGTGTTCCAGGTCGGTGTTTTGGGAGCGGGAATCCGACCATTAGGGGGCGGCAAATATGATGCATTTGAATGGATCAGGCTGAAGAGTTTCTCCTCTGCAAGCTTAAAGAATTGCTCACAGCCCTGTCACAAAAGAAGTAAAAAAGGATAAATATTCCTGGCTTGGCTTAGCTTACAGAGAAAACAAGAAAATGGGACCCCTTAGGGTGTCACAAAAGTACGGCGCAGAAGTGAACCCCTCCTGGTCTGAGAAGTATCACAGCTATTTAATCCATTATCTTCAGTGACACAGGCAGGGATGGTTAATTTGATTACATATTTAACTTTCATGATCCATTCATTAGCATGCATGACACCCTGTATGCACGCTGGCTACATAGGAACAGGACCTAGGACCTCTCTTCAATAGCGTGTGTGGGACGTGTTTGGTCTGTACCTGGACAGCATTCCTCAAACGCTCACTGGCCTCCTGCAGTTGTGGCTCTTTAGGTTTAGCTGAGACAAGGGCCAGATCGCCAGCGTAGAGGATGGGCACGGGCGCCTGGCAGCGTGGCTGCAGGTTGCTCAGGGCCAGCAGGGCCTGGGATTGCACCAGTTCTTCCAGGGCCAGTTGCAGCAGGCTGCAAGAGACCCGGACAGCTACAAGGTGCAGCTGCTCGTCAGCCAGGTAAATCACAGGGGAGATACCTGCACACAGGGGATCCGTCTCGGCTCAGTCCGGTGGTTTAATTCATAACATgaaaagagtatgtaacagtgtaTGTCTGACGTCCTGTTACCTGGCTGTGTGGTGATCGCAAAGTCAGCTTCTAGGCTgtcatttaactttaaatgcattaGTTAACTATTTCAacccatgaaacagagcagtatttaatgtcccttgaaTGCCTCGAATTTTAtcagctgttataactgctagagatggttactttgatgaatcaaagataagacattttcttgctaataaaggtactcacatggtgaacatactgtaaatatatTATAGCAAAGAAGCAAAGAAGACTGAGCATATTTTTAGTAAATAAGCGAGTagcatgcaaatgtagaaaatctcactGTGTGAAAAAACTTCTGACTAGAATATACCTCACTGATGCCAAGGAAATCCTTTATACATTAAACAGCGAGTACTGTAATCTCTCCAATTTGTTCCAAGACCCCCAGCAGATGCCTGAAAACATGGATAATACTAAACCCTGTATGTTTTTCCCTACATATGCATACCTATGATAAAATCAGGCAGCAAtaactaataataattaaatgtgGTCACAACTGCACCACACCTGACAGTGTGAGTGTTGCCCAGTGCGAATGTACGTTACTATCCCAACTGCCGGCAGCAATCAACTAAGAGAATGCTgataaaaaagttaaaaaaaaaaaacaaactatgACTTAAAGATGATATAATTTACTATACAATATACTATGCATATGAgaatttttgcatataaaataaagggccAGCTTAAGCCCAAATCGACTTACAACCAGTCAGTCAAAACCGATCGTGGACACAAGTCGATGACGAGCTGTATTACACCATGACAGTCGATCTGATAACCGAGACGGCAACTACGCGGCTAACAGGCAGGTAGCATGAAGGGATGATTCACATATCGGGCGAGACGGTGTGACGTCTCATCATGCTGCTCAGAACGGCATGCAATTTAAAACAATCATTGTTTATTTCTGGAATTTTCCATTAACATTTCTGAACCGAGGTTGACGTCACGTAACGTAAATCTTAGATAAGTGAGCCCACTGTACATAACATATACACTTAGAGCAGAAAACACAGAAGTATATACACTAAAAACAGATGACGGCACACAAACAGAATACTGTGCAGAGAATAAATATAGAAATAGAGATAAATTGATGAGTGGTGTATGTGCAGCTAATGCAGTGCCAGTCTGTCCTGGCATGAGTTATGGTTGTGGGAGAGGACTGGCACGTCAGCAAGAGGCTTTATAGTGCCCGGTGCCAGCGGGAAGGGAGGATCTCCAGTAGCGTTTCTTAGCACACTGTGGCAGAATACACTGGGGCTAAAGCTGCTCTGTGGGGGGGCCTCCATGAAAATGCTAACCTTTACCAGTGTGGTGTAAGCAAACAGCAATATTATTCAAGTGCAGCTTGGGTCAGTCGTTTCACAGTCTCCACCCACTATCCACAGAACGACTGCAAGCGGCCGTGGGACTTACCGTGTTCGTCAGCGATGGAGATGACGTAGCCAACTACATCTACCTCCCCGTACAGAGGGCGGAACCCAGGGGTCATGAGTGTCCCAAAGCTAACCGATGCTCTGGGCTGGAAGAGTTCAGTTAGCCTTTCTGGGGATGCCTGCAAGATTAGATACATCTACAGTTTAGAAGCAACGTATGTTTGACAAACTGGGGTGATAATTGCTAGAATGAAAGATTTTACACAACATGCAATTCACAAGATAAAAGAATTATCTTCTGCCAGCAACACAAAATCCTGCTcatacacattttattttttccctgtTCCATTTGGCTGCAAGAACTTAATGTAGTAGAAAGAAGATGGGTGCCACTTCGCGCGATACCTGAACGGGCTGGAAGCGTGTTCTCTTGGTGGCAGTTAGCTGAAGCTTTGTGCTGCTACTGAACTTCCTGCCCTCCGACGTGGCTAGCTGGTACACCTTGTACCTACTCCCCTCCTTCAGTAAGGTCTGCAGCTCTGAGGACGGTCGCCAGATATTCAACAAGCACCCTGCAAAAAGTCGCTACTGGTTATGTGGCGGCCGCTTGCAGGGTAGGTTGTCACGGTGATGGCAGGGATCAGAGTTGTGCAGCTGAACTTCCTGTTGGCTCAATTACTCTGCTGTACACCTTCGCAGTGCTAATATACACATAAAACTTACAGTTCAATTACAGAGCAGCTGACATTTCTCTGACAACTTTCAATGAATATGAACACACTGACTGCATGTTTGGTGAACACAATGCCAtgtttaaaatcatttaaacgACTTGACATTTTGATGTCAATAATTAACTTCTGCAATGTAAATGTGGTTGGTAACTTATTACCCAGTACTCTCCCTATTAGCGCACTTGCCCTTATGGATGAATTATGACACAGACAATATTACTGCTCCACATTCTGTAATCAAAAACAGGACCATGGCAGGAGGTAGTAACATGCATGCTCACCACTGCCATCTGGTGTCTCCCTGCAGTCAGCCACACGCAGCCTCCATACTGGCGTGACCTCCCTGTCACTGAAGCTCCCCTGTCCCTTCTGGGTCTCCTCCAGGGCCTGGCGGAAGCGCTCCTGCAACTCGTCCCGTTTCTTCTGCTCCAGGCACTGCCTGTAGCTGCTCAGGATCTCCAGCTGCTTCTCACTCAGCAAAGCCTGATGCACAGAAACGCTAAGGTGAACATTTCCCTTTCcagtaaaataaaaagaaaagcctCAGGGGAATGACAGGACGGCAAGCTTCCTTCACCTCTACACCAGTAGGATCATTGTCTACAACTTCGTGCAAATCCTCTCCATCCTGCAGAGCTTCGATTTCCTGGCGACTCAACCTCTTCCCTTTGCTTTTGCATTTGTTCCTCACTGTAATATGAATGCTGATTACTTTTAGCATTGGCATAATCGCCTCCAATGAAATTCAGTAGTTCAGTTCTTATTTTTCAGGAAAAATAAttgaggtacttgcctgcctggtCCTTCTCAAACTGGGCCTGAATCTTTGCGAAGAGACTCTCCATGGTTTTCTGCTTGCTGGCACTGTGTCTCTGAACTTCTCTTTCTTCCGCGCGTCCACTGCGGAACACATAGGCTCCATCCGCTTTCTTTTCCATCCACTGGGTGAAAACATGAACATTCTTTAGATGCATCTCTCAAAATAAGAAGTATCTGTAATCTTAAATCGGCCGTAACGCACCTGGGTTGGGTAACTCCTAAGCACAATTATTTCAACACAGCCCACTGGGCCCCCATTGCTATACAGAGAAGACAGGCGAAGCTTCAGTGGTCGAGGGTCATGGTGGTAGCCCAGCTTGGTGTCCCATCTTGCTACTCTGGTGCTGTTGGCTGAAATCTGAAACCATGACATTTAACAGGGGGTATAGTGATTAAAGTACTGCATTACGAGCCAGCACTTTCCTACCTTAAACCCCTGGCAAAGTCCTgagtttttgttattttaagcaAAGATGGCTACATCTATCCATCTACAttctataactgcttatccagcagggggtgcctgTCCATTAAGCATGAGCCAGGGAGGACAACCTGTATGacaagtccatcagagggctTTGACTTATACACAGACATGAGTGAAACACACAATCACACCACAGGCAATTTAGAAACACCTTAGCGCATGTTTGTGGGTGACCTAAAGGACACCTGCAGGAACATGAATGCAATACGGTTTAATGAGAAATGTATGGTGCAATGCTGTATTCTTTCAGTGAATTCTTACCTTAAGCATAAGGTTTGATGGCGCCTCCAAAGGGGTACAAGCATCTTGGGATCCAACCAATTCAGCTCCATGGGTCACGACTTTCACACCTACTGTGAGGCGACCTTTCTGCACCATTGCTGTTAGTGGGATGTCCAGCACTGCCTTGATGCAGTACCACCCATCTGTGACCCAAATGAGCCCAGTGGTCGAATCCACTTTGGAGTCTGCACCCTGGGTGGTCTTTCTCTCGGTCCGGTCTGAACCGGTTGAAACAATGCCGCAGATGCAGAGCACCATGGTCTTTGCAGGAGTGTCGTCCCTCTCCATAATCTTTCTCAAAGCTGACCGCCGACTCTGATCAATCTCAAGGTCATACCTGAAGAAAAtccaaaattttaaaaaataagaacAACATGCTCTATGCCCGAATCAGCAATCAGTTGTATTAAAAAAtgtacacatactgtacagtactgtgcaaaagtgttAGGTAGTCAAAGAACATTGTTTAATgatgaaaagtgtatgtttacagttgctttttttttttaaaaaaaagactaaCGTTCTAAATGGTCTCAGATTATCAGTGCTGAATACAAACAAATGTAGTACTTTGAGATAAATATTTTTTAGTCATTCACTCAGTCATTAGCATATCGCAAATTATTCAGCTAAGTgagttaagtgagctggtggtggaatttaacaaacacatggaatggctggggtgtccctgaggagaggtttgggaactgaagcggtgtttatctagccatccaactttTTGCAGAACAGAAAAAATTCTTCTCTTTTTTTACTGTTACTCTTCAATTGCATATATGATCAGATGTTGttgcactgtactgtatattaaaacacacacagatgtatATGTACAGTACCTGTACTTCAGCTGCAGCAGGACCTGCTGTGGGGTGAGGCACAGGCTGCCCATCACTCTGGGGAAGGACCTTTCCATACAAGCCAGTTTCCAAACCACCCACCTATAGTGATTGTATACCCAGCTTTCACTTATTAGTTTGGGGTCCACACCAGGGGTGTCACACAGGGCCCTAAGGTGACACACATGCATTCAAAGAAAGGCAATTAACAGATAAACAATTAATTCATTTCATGCCTTGAATGACTGCACTTTAAATATCAGAATTCCACACCATTACAGTGCATTACACAGGCACTACCCAGTCTTCCACTGCTGAATTACACACCTGTAAAACTCCTCTTTCCCCACAGTGCCCCTATTATCAGGTATGAGCCAACCACCATCGGCCAGCTGAACACCCCCCTCTTCAATCAGCGTTTCCTGGCTGAAGTAGTCCACATAGCGGAAACGGAACGACTCAGCGCTTTCGCTGCTGATCTGGGAAACTCCCTGGGGGACACCATACTTATACAGCTGAAAGaaagaacaaaaaataaaaacggatttaaaaaaataaatcatctcGCATCTAAGAGAGCATACATAAATCACAGTTAAGGATAAAAGAATGATTACATTATGtgcagtatttaaaaaaaaaactggtcaTAGGTAGTTTGGGAAACTAATATCTTGACTTACATAAGAGATAAGACACTCGCACTGCCATTATTTAGGGTAATGCAGAAAGGGGGGGTGATTCCAGCCAGCATGGCGTGGCCTACTGTACCTCCTCTTGGGTATGCCTGACTGGACAGCTTCCTCCAAATGCACCTCTTAAGGACAACCTCATCTTCCCGGACGTCTTTGCCAGGAGGAGACTTCCTGGCTGGGGTCTAATGGTCTGCCGCTTCTTCTTCATGATTCTCATGTCCTGAAGGTCTCGGGTATGTTGCAGGCTCTCAAGACCCTGCAACCCTGCATCTACTGACAACCATGATTCCTAAGTCAGGCTAATCCAACACATACTGTAATTCTGAGACACTTTTAAACCAATTTTGCTTTAATTGTGTGCTCTGTTCCCTCATGACtatactttaaagtaaaattaaaaAGATTACCCGAAACTTGAGCCGTGTTTCCATATGGTGAGGTGGGACATGCACTTGGGATCCCTTGTTCCAATCCTCTTTCTTCACATTTTGCAACAGTGTCATTGTTGGTATTAGCCTTGCGGCCACAAACACTGTCTGAACGGGTTTTTGTTAGGGGTATTGGCTCTGATCTCCGCTTGGCAGGAGGAATATATTTGCTTGGTTCTGCAACAGATCCAGGGGATTTCCTACCATTCTGGACCTGAGTTACGCTCTCTTGCAGACTGCCGTTCATCCTGAGCTTTCCGTTTTTGAAAGGGGGTATGAAGACACTTAGGTGCCTACTTGGACCCTGAGACACAGCACCTTTTGTCTCGGGGGGCTTCCGAAAAGGGGGCACAAATGCAGCATCCCTGGGATTCCCACTACTGCTGTTCAGGAGAGACGAGTCCTTCCTCGGCCTTTGTTCCAGCAACGTTTTATCACTGAGGAACATAAATTGAGTGTTATTAAAATTCAGACTTTCAAATTCACATTGTGTTCTCCCTTCAGTTTCATTTGAGGGCTTACCCAAAGGGTCGGGTCACATTAGGCTGGAGGGGCATGCTGTACCTGAAGGTTCTTCGGTCTTTTAGTGTACCTGGAACAAAGAAAGGGAAGGTTAACATAGGAACCTTTTGCAAATCTAATTGCTCATTGATATAATTAATGTCTTATCACCATCTGGGCTGCTTTTTAGGGGAACCAGAAAAGAGCATGTTCCATCAATTGAAGTTCTGTCAAATTCTTCCAAAAGCTGCCTTttcagagggggctgacctgttgatttaaaaaaaaaaaaaaaacaaacaaaccagtAATGCATTATTACACAGGGTGCCGATTTCAGgtataatttttgtttttatgaatgGTCCTTAAAATTCAAAGAGGTACCAGGTTTTACCACTTTAACGGGATGAGATGCGATTATACTGAAGGCAgataatgtattttatataaagcTAAAGTTCACCTTCCAAAGCAGAGTCCATTGCTCGAAGCCTTTTTCCATTTCTCAGCTTCTGTTCCTCAGAGTGATGCCCGTCATTAAACTTGGAAGCAGTTCTTGGTCCACAAGACGATTCCTTAGAAACCTTCTCAGAAATTCTCCTATTCTCAGCCTCATCCTGAAGAAGTGCCTTTGTGCAAGTCATAGCCTCCTGCTCAAAGTACTGCTGCTGAGTTTCTGTGCAATATCCAAGGCCCAGGGACTGCAGGTTAAGTGGGGAGAAATCGTCTACAGTTGTTCCTGAAGAGGGCAAGCAATTCTGATGAATTTTTGGTGTTCCTGTTTGTTCTGTACCAAGCACTTCAAGGGGAATGTCTTTGCTTAGTTCAATTTCATCATGCTTCTCTGGCACAGCTGTTGAACAATTATATGATACTGGAGAGACTGAAGTAATCGTTCTGTCACCACAAGGCACATCGTTTGAATACTGAGCACAAATAGAGCTTTTTTCGTTTACTGTTACTCCATTCTTCTTTGCACTTACTACTACTAAACCATCATCACAGTTTGTTAAACTAGACTGCTGTGTTCCTGAATCACTGTAGGAGGCTCCAACATTAACATTTTTCTTTGCCTGATTTCCTGAACATAGGCTGGTTTCTTGACAGGTGCTAAAAATCCCGTCATCTACTGTTTTTGTTGAAAGAGACGCTCGTATATTGCTGTCCGTGGTCTGCTTTGCTGACAAACTCTCTATTAAactctctgtttcacaacatttCTCTTGCTCCATTTTTTCATCACACTGATCAAGAAGAGTCTTTGCTCTCATAAGGCTTTCTTCAGACACAGATACCTTCTTCCCACTAGCAGTGCTGAACCCACAATTACTTTTCCCTGAATCAGAAGGATAAATACCAAATTCATTTCTCTTGCTCTCCTCTACGGCCTCAGCTCCAGATTCCCACAATGAAACACTTTCCATCTCAGAAAACAAAACTTTTGCCTCCTGAAGGGATTTTGTAGAAACAGACACACTTTTACCACTAGCTGTACTGAAACCACAGCTACGTTTAAGTGGAATGTTTGGGCTTGAAACTCCCTTATGTTGTGTTGCAACATGTTCTTTGGGATTAAGACATTCTTCATCAGATTCAAGAAAGGTCTTGGCTTTCAGCAGAGCAGTTTCAGAGACACACACCCTTTTCCCACTTGCAGTGCTAAACCCACAGTGGCTTGTCTCTGGAGCAGGATATGATATTACACTTACTCTCTGCATTTCTATACCTGCTTCATTGACCATTGAGCTGTTCTTGTCCTTGAGATAAGCTTTTTCCTCTGGACTTTGGGGTGACATAGGCACTTCCTTGGCACTCAGAgactcctttcttcttttgaatgtattcatttttttaGGACTTGTTTCACATTGGACAGCGCCTGTTGCTACACACACCGGAGAATCGATACAATCTTTGAATATAGCTTTTGCTTGCTGAAGCGCCGCATCTGTAATGGAGACCATTTTACCACTTGCTGTCGTAAAACCTCTACCTTTTCCCTGAAGATCACAAGACAAAATCAGCCTACAACCTGCCACAGAATTTTCATGTTGTGGAGTTTTTAGGAAAGGGCATTTAAATTTAGTATCGACATTCTGATGTACCTTTGGAAAATGTATATCTTCAACATACTTTAACTCATCATCTAGAAGGTTGCTTTTTGCAATGTTTTCACAATTAGATTGTGCTTTTATGCTGGTCTGGCAGGCATCTACTGCAGCTAATTTATCAGCAATGTTGTTTATtatcacatttgtttttttGGAAACATACGCTAGACCATGATCGATGTTTATAGCATCTTTCGAACTGCTgctcattttcccttccagctcATTTAATCCAACTTGCAGTTTGTCAGTAACGTTAAGAGTGAAGTCACCGCAGTGTGAGTCTTGGATTTTTATCGGAGTATTTTTCCATTCTGGATTTTCAATAGACAGTTGATGTcctacttcatttgtatttgccTTTACTTCTTCTAAGTCGGCAAATATTGCTGTTGCTCTGCTAAGAGCTCTctcagacacactcacagcatTTCCTCCAGCTGTTTTGAAGCCCACAAAATGTGGAGTGATGCCAGTAACATTTCTAGtttctttcatttcattaaaGTCAATCCCAATACATTTAGCTGTCTCCACCGCGGATGAGGCCAAGTCTTTTTTTGAAAATTCCTTCATTTTTTCTTTGCATGGCTCATGCTGTTCATAAGAGCAATAATACACCTTTCGTAGAGTGTCTTGCTTTGCACTTTTCACAATGTCAGTTTGCAACGCACGTGGCTTCTCTGCTGATAAACCTAAATTCTCACCAGAATTTAAGGCTGAAGTACAGAAAACATCTAGACCATCAAATACACCTGAAGGCTTTTTCAGACGTTCCATTGGAACAGTAATTTTCACACCCTGAGCTGAGTAAAAACCACCACAGTTTCTGGAGTTGGCTAAGACACCTGGGACCAATAATCTATCTATATCCTTAGGGTGCAAAGAtttctctgtgcctttgtcAATTGTGTTATTTAAACCACTGCTTGAAATTGCCTCAGCTTCATCTGTAGCACTGACTTTTTGCCCATTGTGCTTTAGGTCAGAATTTTCTGTGGGTTCATCCAGCACTGTTACTTCAGTTATAGCCGATTGCCGTCTTGTCACTTGTCCAAGGGAGGTGAAACTATCATTGAAATCTATTCCTGTCAAAAAATCAGGATCTACTTCTTCATCACTGGGACTGCCAGGGAGAGCCACACCTGTCTTGCTAGAGTCCTTCTTTATTTGCTTAAACTGTGTGAACTCAAATTGACTGTCTGCCTCTTCCAGAAGGCTGCAGAGCTCGCTAACATCTGCCTTCTGCGAGGCAGTCAGAAAACAGTGAGCTTCCAAGGAAACCTGTGCAGAGGAATGAACAGGAGACAAGACTGCAGCCACTGGTGCTGCAGAGGGTTTAGGTTTGCAGCCTTCCTCTTCTGTCATTCCTTGTCCTTTTGTTGAACATTTCTCTGGATGTTTCCCATAATCTGTCTCATCAAGCAACTCCCTGGCTTTCTTGAGATTTGTAGAGGACACGTGAATTGCACTGTTAGAGGCAGTTTTGAAACCGGTAATTTTGGGTATTGAAGACTGCCTACTGGAATTAGTGTGGACATTAATGGCTCTTTGAGCATTAGATCTATACAGCTGCCCCACTTCTACCTTAACATTCCCAGGATATATAGTGATATCCTGCAGGCTCTGGCAGTTGCTTTCAATGCTAGATTCTTTGACTCGCATCGTGCTTTGAGACATCAAATTTACTaacatttttttctgagcaGTGGTTTTTCCTGTGAGGTTGCAATCTGCTGCTTCGTTGAGTAAAGCTTTTGCTCTCTGTACTGCTTCAAATGGCAAAGCAATGATCTTCTCACTAGCAGTTCTGAAACCAACCTCCAGTCTTCCTTTTCCAGGGCTGATAATATCATCTAATAACCTAGGAACATGGGAAACATCAGACAGAGTGGTATGGTAGCTGCTGTCTTGCCTTTGACTACTCAGTTCATTTACTGCGTTAGATACGCAGTCACTATAGTCCATTATCTGTTTTGTGGCCAATACTGGTTCATTGGGGACTGTGCAAAACTGACTAAGGCCACTCTTAGCAGAGGCATTCAGCTGGTCAGCTGTCAACTCAATTGTTCCGTTTGGCTCTGGTTCATTTGATGTTTCCGGTAgatatctgtctatctgtcccTGAGTGGGAAAGGAAGAGGTGTCCATGCAGCCATTCTGGGCATCTGTTTGTAAAGCCGTCTCACTACTGCAGTCTCTGTCATGGTGGACATCCCTCTTAAGCTCCTCTGTAAAAGCAGCGCATGCCTGGTGATCATTCTCCTGGCATGAAACTTTAAGCACAGCATTTTCTGCTGCTGTACCGTCATGTTTTTCAAACACACGGTGTTTTAAATCCAACATGTCCCTGGCACCAGCGCATTCTGCTCCATCACTGCATGATACAACACAATGATATTTCCTCTGAACTTCTGAACTTTCtgaaaaagagaaaataaaaaaataagaactCCAGCTACTGTTAAAAATGACCAATGAAGTTATTGATCTAAATAGCAATACAAAAGCAAATTTAGAAGAGTCTTACCTGAAAGTGTAGGCAATTTACAATCAGACTGCTCATAGGTTTTTGAGCTTTGGACTATATGACTGGATGGGCTAGGAGTTAGCAGAGAATACACAAACTTCCTGGAAGGTTTCTGAATAGGCATCGCAGGAGAACAACTTTTCAATGAGTCCTCAGCCAGAGACTCAGCTTCTTTCAGTCCCTCTACGTTGTGTTGAGATGGTTTCTCTATTGCCACGTCTCTTGTGAAATCTCCAGTTGGGTTACAGCTCATGTTAACGTTAGGCAGCTGAACACTGGGTAGGAGCTCATCTGTGGTCAAATGTCCCATTCtccccctctctgctcccctagTCTCTGTTTTAGAAGGACTTGGACACTGTTCTCTGTCATTTCCTTGACTTTTTACAATACTTTTCCACTGAGAATCACACTGTACTGGAGAATAACTCTCCATTGCATCACTACATGCTGGAGGTCCTTTAGGTAAAATGCTACCAACAAACTGCTTTACTGATATGTCTGTGTGAACATTAGTGTCCTCTTTTGGCAAAGGCTGCGAAATTGAATCAGGCAAAGTCATTGGAGTCCATGGGACAGAACAATCCACCATCAGCTGGGATTCATCTCCCGGTTTTTTGATAGGCTGCATGCGAAGCTCCG from Brienomyrus brachyistius isolate T26 chromosome 17, BBRACH_0.4, whole genome shotgun sequence harbors:
- the brca2 gene encoding breast cancer type 2 susceptibility protein isoform X3; this encodes MCKMLEVLNHHAREELGALCPDWFEVLTVKASTRVGDGYSGQKPRNPRSPSEKEAPLEKPSACSQMFSTPKIFRGQERMSPKPITQDEALHCSEKGADGGPENLYWVDTSPCLFGSTNARSDVRNQHRSQPSKGFLEFLDTPGSSVPKSVKRISESLGAQIDPDLSWTSSLNTPVMSPTVILTKPDSSACPETCTGDKREFFVRKLFPSLSEASGIPNSLDKTKQLLLSEDVACLDKKDGVGAFPPDVTVKQKLPDAIQDREVRSTVAHVLDGNEDIISFFFSNSCSSSLRKVKPGEGVTRKEGNSVRKGLATSVLNAASTDTTPELRMQPIKKPGDESQLMVDCSVPWTPMTLPDSISQPLPKEDTNVHTDISVKQFVGSILPKGPPACSDAMESYSPVQCDSQWKSIVKSQGNDREQCPSPSKTETRGAERGRMGHLTTDELLPSVQLPNVNMSCNPTGDFTRDVAIEKPSQHNVEGLKEAESLAEDSLKSCSPAMPIQKPSRKFVYSLLTPSPSSHIVQSSKTYEQSDCKLPTLSESSEVQRKYHCVVSCSDGAECAGARDMLDLKHRVFEKHDGTAAENAVLKVSCQENDHQACAAFTEELKRDVHHDRDCSSETALQTDAQNGCMDTSSFPTQGQIDRYLPETSNEPEPNGTIELTADQLNASAKSGLSQFCTVPNEPVLATKQIMDYSDCVSNAVNELSSQRQDSSYHTTLSDVSHVPRLLDDIISPGKGRLEVGFRTASEKIIALPFEAVQRAKALLNEAADCNLTGKTTAQKKMLVNLMSQSTMRVKESSIESNCQSLQDITIYPGNVKVEVGQLYRSNAQRAINVHTNSSRQSSIPKITGFKTASNSAIHVSSTNLKKARELLDETDYGKHPEKCSTKGQGMTEEEGCKPKPSAAPVAAVLSPVHSSAQVSLEAHCFLTASQKADVSELCSLLEEADSQFEFTQFKQIKKDSSKTGVALPGSPSDEEVDPDFLTGIDFNDSFTSLGQVTRRQSAITEVTVLDEPTENSDLKHNGQKVSATDEAEAISSSGLNNTIDKGTEKSLHPKDIDRLLVPGVLANSRNCGGFYSAQGVKITVPMERLKKPSGVFDGLDVFCTSALNSGENLGLSAEKPRALQTDIVKSAKQDTLRKVYYCSYEQHEPCKEKMKEFSKKDLASSAVETAKCIGIDFNEMKETRNVTGITPHFVGFKTAGGNAVSVSERALSRATAIFADLEEVKANTNEVGHQLSIENPEWKNTPIKIQDSHCGDFTLNVTDKLQVGLNELEGKMSSSSKDAINIDHGLAYVSKKTNVIINNIADKLAAVDACQTSIKAQSNCENIAKSNLLDDELKYVEDIHFPKVHQNVDTKFKCPFLKTPQHENSVAGCRLILSCDLQGKGRGFTTASGKMVSITDAALQQAKAIFKDCIDSPVCVATGAVQCETSPKKMNTFKRRKESLSAKEVPMSPQSPEEKAYLKDKNSSMVNEAGIEMQRVSVISYPAPETSHCGFSTASGKRVCVSETALLKAKTFLESDEECLNPKEHVATQHKGVSSPNIPLKRSCGFSTASGKSVSVSTKSLQEAKVLFSEMESVSLWESGAEAVEESKRNEFGIYPSDSGKSNCGFSTASGKKVSVSEESLMRAKTLLDQCDEKMEQEKCCETESLIESLSAKQTTDSNIRASLSTKTVDDGIFSTCQETSLCSGNQAKKNVNVGASYSDSGTQQSSLTNCDDGLVVVSAKKNGVTVNEKSSICAQYSNDVPCGDRTITSVSPVSYNCSTAVPEKHDEIELSKDIPLEVLGTEQTGTPKIHQNCLPSSGTTVDDFSPLNLQSLGLGYCTETQQQYFEQEAMTCTKALLQDEAENRRISEKVSKESSCGPRTASKFNDGHHSEEQKLRNGKRLRAMDSALEGQPPLKRQLLEEFDRTSIDGTCSFLVPLKSSPDGTLKDRRTFRYSMPLQPNVTRPFGDKTLLEQRPRKDSSLLNSSSGNPRDAAFVPPFRKPPETKGAVSQGPSRHLSVFIPPFKNGKLRMNGSLQESVTQVQNGRKSPGSVAEPSKYIPPAKRRSEPIPLTKTRSDSVCGRKANTNNDTVAKCEERGLEQGIPSACPTSPYGNTAQVSVDAGLQGLESLQHTRDLQDMRIMKKKRQTIRPQPGSLLLAKTSGKMRLSLRGAFGGSCPVRHTQEELYKYGVPQGVSQISSESAESFRFRYVDYFSQETLIEEGGVQLADGGWLIPDNRGTVGKEEFYRALCDTPGVDPKLISESWVYNHYRWVVWKLACMERSFPRVMGSLCLTPQQVLLQLKYRYDLEIDQSRRSALRKIMERDDTPAKTMVLCICGIVSTGSDRTERKTTQGADSKVDSTTGLIWVTDGWYCIKAVLDIPLTAMVQKGRLTVGVKVVTHGAELVGSQDACTPLEAPSNLMLKISANSTRVARWDTKLGYHHDPRPLKLRLSSLYSNGGPVGCVEIIVLRSYPTQWMEKKADGAYVFRSGRAEEREVQRHSASKQKTMESLFAKIQAQFEKDQAVRNKCKSKGKRLSRQEIEALQDGEDLHEVVDNDPTGVEALLSEKQLEILSSYRQCLEQKKRDELQERFRQALEETQKGQGSFSDREVTPVWRLRVADCRETPDGSGCLLNIWRPSSELQTLLKEGSRYKVYQLATSEGRKFSSSTKLQLTATKRTRFQPVQASPERLTELFQPRASVSFGTLMTPGFRPLYGEVDVVGYVISIADEHGISPVIYLADEQLHLVAVRVSCSLLQLALEELVQSQALLALSNLQPRCQAPVPILYAGDLALVSAKPKEPQLQEASERLRNAVQGCEQFFKLAEEKLFSLIHSNASYLPPPNGRIPAPKTPTWNTRRQGMNSETGPTPQKSAQTVGSVTPVNRKTPPEGSSLVDRDPKSLKRKRGLDYLSHIPSPPPLQLLKTSMSPAVSKTFHPPRRSETPAPVSRQQQTPPACLIAKPVEGEWVSDEELAMINTQALLDGSGLQNQE